The segment GATGCCACGGTGGTCCCGCTCGCATCGTCGATGGCCTGCACGTAGATGTGCGCCACGCTGCGGAACACCGCCAGGCGCGGACGAGCCGCGTCCCCGGCCAGCTTCTTGCGCAGACGCAGGCGGATGCGCTCGCGACGGTCCTTCTTGGTTTCGATCTTCACGGCAGCTTCTCCGCTTCAGCGCGCTACTTGGCGCCGGCCTTGCCGGCCTTCTTCTTCAGCACTTCACCGGTGTACCGGACGCCCTTCTGCTTGTAGGGGTCCGGCTTGCGCAGCGACCGCATGTTGGCGGCCACCTGGCCCACCAGCTGCTTGTCGATGCCCGACACCGTCACGTGCGTCTGCTTGTCGATGACCACGTCGATGCCCTGGGGCAGCGGGAAGATCACCGGGTGCGAGTACCCGAGCGCGAAGTGCACGTCGCGCCCCTTCACCTCGGCGCGATACCCCACGCCGACGATGTCGAGCTCGCG is part of the Acidobacteriota bacterium genome and harbors:
- the rplF gene encoding 50S ribosomal protein L6, with translation MSRIGKKPIPVPKGVQVTLKDGLVEVKGPKGQVAQTLPPGVTVVLEDGQIVASVGEARDQRKFHGLGRTLVANAVQGVSDGFKRELDIVGVGYRAEVKGRDVHFALGYSHPVIFPLPQGIDVVIDKQTHVTVSGIDKQLVGQVAANMRSLRKPDPYKQKGVRYTGEVLKKKAGKAGAK